One stretch of Filifactor alocis ATCC 35896 DNA includes these proteins:
- a CDS encoding DMT family transporter, whose product MQPKDNQKVLALMLLLFTCVAWGGSYVSIQICLDAMGPVYLPFFRYLLSAVLLFVVLKGKGMSLRLEASDWVKVGLTALFSITVYFYFENSAIKKIGANEAAILVAMLPIVALIGNRIFLKQKLLRRNVISAVISIVGIYFVIGGVQFGQNKLGYFYIFLSNLSWSAYLINTKPLLKKYDGLVLTFYQCLIGSLAFLPALPMDYFYIDKITTGIILHFLFLALICSAVCTVCYTFAIKHCGVGISALCLNFIPVATFFFSFLILREVMRPIQLIGAFVAISGLMLMKEDQAIDG is encoded by the coding sequence ATGCAACCGAAGGATAACCAAAAAGTGCTTGCACTGATGTTGTTACTATTTACTTGTGTTGCTTGGGGAGGTTCTTATGTCAGCATCCAAATTTGTTTGGATGCGATGGGTCCTGTTTATCTTCCGTTCTTTCGATATTTACTTTCAGCAGTGCTTCTTTTTGTTGTATTGAAAGGAAAAGGAATGTCCTTACGACTCGAAGCATCTGATTGGGTAAAAGTAGGATTGACGGCATTGTTCAGTATTACAGTCTATTTTTATTTTGAAAACAGTGCCATTAAAAAAATCGGAGCCAATGAGGCTGCAATTTTGGTGGCAATGTTACCGATTGTGGCATTGATTGGAAATCGTATCTTTTTGAAACAAAAACTGTTGCGTCGCAATGTCATCAGTGCGGTTATTTCGATTGTAGGAATCTATTTTGTGATTGGAGGAGTACAGTTCGGACAGAACAAATTAGGATATTTCTACATTTTTTTATCCAATTTAAGTTGGTCTGCTTACTTAATCAATACCAAGCCTCTCCTAAAAAAATATGACGGTTTGGTACTGACTTTCTATCAATGTCTGATTGGAAGTCTTGCTTTCCTTCCTGCCTTACCGATGGACTACTTCTATATTGACAAGATAACTACCGGTATCATACTTCACTTTTTGTTTTTAGCACTGATTTGTTCGGCAGTATGTACAGTCTGCTATACCTTTGCAATCAAACATTGCGGAGTTGGAATTTCAGCACTGTGCTTGAACTTTATCCCTGTTGCCACATTCTTCTTCAGTTTTTTGATTTTACGAGAAGTGATGAGACCGATTCAGTTGATAGGAGCATTTGTTGCGATTTCAGGACTGATGTTGATGAAAGAAGACCAAGCAATTGATGGATAG
- the lspA gene encoding signal peptidase II: MGYIVLFVVLLIADQGSKYWARTVLYQQSSIQVIPHVLRFSYVENRGAAFGMLQGQKFFFVIMTFLLIGLFFVYLKKVHANKWMTLTATVIIAGAIGNLIDRMLLGYVVDFIDFHIIWRYVFNVADIYVVGGTLLTALQVLLQDEKDKDTSLSE, encoded by the coding sequence ATGGGTTATATCGTGTTATTTGTCGTGTTGTTGATAGCCGATCAAGGGAGCAAGTACTGGGCAAGAACCGTATTGTATCAACAATCGAGTATCCAAGTGATTCCCCATGTGTTGCGATTCAGCTATGTAGAGAATCGAGGGGCGGCATTTGGAATGTTGCAAGGACAAAAATTCTTTTTTGTGATAATGACATTCTTGTTGATTGGTCTGTTTTTTGTTTATCTCAAAAAGGTACATGCAAACAAGTGGATGACATTGACAGCAACCGTTATCATTGCAGGAGCGATCGGAAACCTGATTGATCGCATGTTGCTTGGTTATGTGGTTGATTTTATCGATTTTCATATTATTTGGAGATATGTGTTCAATGTTGCGGACATCTATGTAGTGGGTGGAACTCTGTTGACGGCACTTCAAGTTTTGTTACAGGACGAAAAGGACAAGGATACTTCCTTATCGGAATAG
- a CDS encoding QueT transporter family protein: MKWNVKLLVWNAMIAALYAVLTISLEPISYGAVQFRLSEVMTLLAFANPMFVPGLVLGCVIANLFSPLGAIDVFVGSFATFLAIYPMRYCKNVYWASLLPTIANGIIIGIELTVLYQIPIYMSMASVAAGEFVVVSVIGTQLYRIFVQRKWNQSHAS; this comes from the coding sequence ATGAAATGGAATGTGAAACTTTTGGTGTGGAACGCAATGATTGCGGCATTGTATGCGGTGCTTACGATAAGTTTGGAACCGATTAGCTATGGTGCGGTACAATTTCGACTTTCGGAAGTGATGACCTTATTGGCATTTGCAAATCCGATGTTTGTGCCGGGATTGGTGTTGGGTTGCGTGATTGCAAATCTCTTCAGTCCGCTTGGTGCGATTGATGTGTTCGTAGGTTCTTTTGCGACATTCCTTGCAATTTATCCTATGAGATATTGTAAGAATGTGTATTGGGCATCTTTGTTGCCGACAATTGCAAACGGAATCATCATCGGAATAGAGCTTACTGTATTGTATCAAATTCCGATTTATATGAGTATGGCATCCGTTGCTGCAGGAGAGTTTGTGGTGGTATCCGTAATTGGAACACAACTGTACCGTATTTTTGTGCAACGAAAGTGGAATCAATCCCACGCATCTTAA
- the trpS gene encoding tryptophan--tRNA ligase: MEKKRLFSGVQPSGRITLGNYLGALSNWTTLQDEYECIFSIVDMHAITVPQNPKELRENALLLLAQYLAIGIDPQKSTIFIQSHVPEHAELSWVLSTMTYMGELNRMTQYKEKSQKNSDNLNAGLFTYPVLMAADILLYCTDLVPVGADQKQHLELARDLANRFNHRYSDTFPVPEGFFPKVAARVMSLQEPNKKMSKSDANENGFISLLDEHDVIIKKIKRAVTDSVGIVQYNDEQAGIKNLLEIYSKMTGESIESIVAKYGGKGYGDFKQDTAEIVAEGLRPVREKTKELLSDKAYLESVYREGAEKAEAIARKTLRKVHKKIGFLPRG; encoded by the coding sequence ATGGAAAAGAAAAGACTGTTCAGCGGAGTGCAACCCTCCGGAAGAATTACCTTAGGAAATTATTTGGGCGCATTGTCCAATTGGACAACATTGCAGGATGAATATGAATGTATTTTTTCGATTGTGGATATGCATGCCATTACGGTACCGCAAAATCCGAAGGAGTTGAGAGAAAATGCGTTGTTGTTGTTGGCACAATACCTTGCGATTGGAATTGATCCGCAAAAAAGCACGATTTTTATCCAATCTCATGTACCGGAACATGCCGAATTGAGCTGGGTGCTTTCCACAATGACCTATATGGGCGAACTGAACAGAATGACACAGTACAAAGAAAAATCTCAAAAGAACAGCGATAATTTGAATGCAGGGCTATTCACTTATCCTGTTCTGATGGCGGCGGATATTTTGCTTTACTGCACAGACTTGGTGCCGGTAGGAGCGGATCAAAAGCAGCATTTGGAGTTGGCAAGAGATTTGGCAAACCGATTCAACCACAGATATTCGGATACCTTCCCTGTACCGGAAGGATTTTTTCCGAAAGTTGCGGCAAGGGTGATGAGCTTGCAGGAGCCGAACAAAAAAATGAGCAAGTCCGATGCCAACGAAAACGGATTCATTTCTCTGTTAGACGAGCATGATGTGATTATCAAAAAAATAAAACGAGCCGTGACAGACTCTGTCGGAATTGTGCAATACAACGACGAACAGGCGGGAATCAAGAACTTGTTGGAAATTTACAGCAAAATGACAGGAGAAAGCATTGAATCAATCGTTGCAAAATATGGCGGAAAAGGATACGGAGACTTCAAACAGGATACCGCAGAAATCGTAGCGGAAGGACTTCGACCGGTTCGAGAAAAAACAAAAGAATTGTTAAGCGACAAAGCTTATTTGGAATCCGTTTATCGTGAAGGAGCAGAAAAAGCGGAGGCGATTGCAAGAAAAACATTGAGAAAAGTTCATAAGAAAATAGGATTTTTGCCAAGAGGATAG
- a CDS encoding beta-propeller domain-containing protein yields the protein MKKRLVSTMIMVLIASIICCTTAFAYGKKSTDTKQVNIYETMEIQLNKSDDKIRDKIVFTNLDGKVLPYFLNQKSPNTYLILPLYGENEEIKMKINLNPKDYTLKNTKEVFYLDNEQNAKELQTHLSQYYRTMDYGLKDGMLAIEEEAGAATPAKEKRDYSETNHQVEGVEEGHVIKTDGQYIYYISDDSVMITKAEKGKLSIQKTLVLPENVIPMELYVDQKKLIVIGDFYNPNYYDPHIDSVTPYGGTVTLVYDVTNIEQPKKIRELVQQGYYLSSRKNGKVVHVVTQNAPFVSMPMAEDTKSPQRDIGILKEELNGTKAPHNVARYDKIIVFPGNYTSNMVTMTSFDVATNRSAEQISYIGNGEELYLSQNDLVISYTGYPRTEETLAKDSAKKSNIQPKGYPFYWEPYTFLNRFRLQGTKATYIGSNRIKGTLLNQFALDEHDGFLRVAFTSERNGGNGIAVFDSKMNLVSSLNGLARGERIYSVRFMQDRAYLVTFKEVDPFFVIDLKKATAPKVMGYLKLPGYSTYLHPIDQNHVLGFGYSVKQERNRIVNDGVKVAIFDVTNVSKPVVCSEQLIGKQGTYSDLGYTHKALLYHPTKKYLGFPITVATPDLRKSSIGSVDFQGAYFYQISPKYELKKKGQISHVTKELTFGGYNYNISGMVYIDDVIYAISHDKVSSHEDGALRQIDEKYWERLPQKNPTVGSIAVD from the coding sequence ATGAAGAAAAGACTGGTTTCTACAATGATAATGGTCCTGATTGCAAGTATTATATGTTGCACAACGGCATTTGCCTATGGAAAGAAGTCAACTGATACAAAGCAGGTAAATATCTATGAAACAATGGAAATTCAACTGAATAAGTCTGATGATAAGATAAGAGACAAGATTGTGTTCACTAATTTGGATGGAAAGGTATTACCTTACTTTTTGAATCAAAAAAGCCCTAATACCTATTTGATTTTGCCGCTCTATGGCGAAAATGAAGAAATTAAAATGAAGATTAACTTGAATCCGAAGGACTATACGCTGAAGAACACAAAGGAAGTTTTTTATTTAGATAACGAACAAAACGCAAAAGAGTTGCAGACCCATCTTTCACAGTACTACCGTACGATGGATTACGGATTAAAAGACGGAATGCTTGCTATAGAGGAGGAAGCTGGTGCGGCGACACCTGCTAAAGAGAAACGTGATTATAGTGAAACAAATCATCAAGTGGAAGGCGTAGAAGAAGGTCATGTGATAAAAACGGACGGACAATACATCTATTATATTTCTGATGATTCCGTTATGATTACAAAGGCGGAAAAAGGAAAGTTATCTATCCAAAAAACACTTGTTTTACCGGAGAATGTGATTCCGATGGAGTTGTATGTCGATCAAAAAAAATTGATTGTCATAGGCGACTTTTATAATCCGAATTACTATGACCCTCATATAGACTCTGTGACACCTTATGGAGGAACAGTGACATTGGTATATGATGTGACCAATATCGAACAGCCGAAAAAAATAAGAGAGTTGGTGCAACAAGGATATTATCTATCTTCCAGAAAAAATGGTAAAGTGGTTCATGTGGTAACACAAAATGCACCGTTTGTAAGTATGCCGATGGCGGAAGATACAAAATCTCCTCAAAGGGATATAGGAATTTTGAAGGAAGAATTGAATGGTACAAAAGCACCTCATAATGTTGCGAGATACGATAAGATAATCGTATTTCCGGGAAACTATACTTCTAATATGGTCACTATGACAAGTTTTGATGTGGCAACCAACCGGAGTGCAGAACAAATCTCCTATATCGGCAATGGAGAAGAACTGTATTTATCTCAAAATGATTTGGTCATCTCTTATACAGGATATCCTCGTACGGAGGAGACTTTGGCAAAGGATTCTGCTAAAAAATCTAACATTCAGCCAAAAGGATATCCGTTTTATTGGGAACCATATACGTTTTTAAATCGTTTCCGATTGCAAGGAACAAAAGCAACTTATATCGGTTCAAATCGAATCAAGGGAACATTGTTGAATCAGTTTGCATTGGATGAACACGATGGATTTTTGCGTGTTGCCTTCACATCAGAACGCAACGGAGGCAACGGGATTGCCGTTTTTGATTCAAAGATGAATTTGGTAAGTTCGTTGAACGGTTTGGCAAGGGGAGAGAGAATTTATTCTGTTCGTTTTATGCAGGATAGAGCTTATCTTGTCACATTTAAGGAAGTCGATCCGTTTTTTGTCATAGATTTGAAAAAAGCAACAGCTCCGAAGGTAATGGGATATCTTAAATTACCGGGATACAGCACCTATCTTCATCCGATTGACCAAAACCATGTATTGGGATTTGGATATTCTGTGAAGCAGGAGAGAAACAGAATTGTAAATGATGGAGTGAAAGTGGCAATTTTTGATGTGACAAATGTTTCAAAACCGGTTGTATGTTCCGAACAGCTGATAGGAAAGCAGGGAACTTACAGTGACCTTGGATATACACATAAAGCGTTGTTATATCATCCGACCAAAAAATATTTAGGTTTTCCGATTACAGTAGCAACGCCGGATTTACGAAAATCAAGTATAGGATCAGTAGATTTTCAGGGAGCATATTTTTACCAAATTTCTCCGAAGTATGAATTGAAGAAAAAAGGACAAATTTCTCATGTAACGAAAGAATTGACATTCGGAGGTTACAATTACAATATATCAGGAATGGTTTATATCGATGATGTCATCTATGCTATTTCTCATGATAAAGTAAGTTCGCATGAAGATGGTGCTTTGCGTCAAATTGATGAAAAGTATTGGGAAAGACTGCCTCAAAAGAATCCCACGGTAGGATCGATTGCGGTAGACTAA
- a CDS encoding DUF6339 family protein: MLLGYFTEEAYEKLLHEIPQNADNYSSNEDWLPTYFGSSDGYFKTSSVDVGRFKPSYTSGKKDDAQKSQEDLVNTRLIYEAFRNLTPLQASNKYMWTYLCHVIPEYRGYIQDRWMQEERSNTIKNRYFVTTPGSLLNDNALSRLWWYGYLTYDCNGSNHYALTEILFTNQTICTDVMDTFNRMNFDRIRGVLTAIKDFKEELSNNEGITDYFRECKKYLNHYAAVTTLEFLDSDEIHNLAFNYMMKLREEKLNGTFTNAKNKRKKKK, translated from the coding sequence ATGCTTTTAGGATATTTTACAGAAGAAGCCTATGAAAAACTCCTCCACGAGATCCCGCAAAATGCTGACAATTACTCTTCCAACGAAGACTGGCTGCCTACTTATTTCGGTAGTTCCGATGGATATTTCAAAACATCATCTGTAGATGTCGGAAGGTTTAAGCCTTCATATACTTCTGGAAAAAAAGATGATGCTCAAAAATCTCAGGAGGATTTGGTTAACACAAGGCTCATATATGAAGCTTTCCGTAACCTTACACCCTTGCAAGCATCAAATAAGTATATGTGGACATATCTTTGTCATGTTATTCCTGAATATAGAGGTTATATTCAAGATCGTTGGATGCAGGAAGAACGCTCAAATACCATTAAAAACAGGTACTTTGTTACAACTCCCGGTAGTCTTCTAAATGATAATGCGTTGTCTCGTCTTTGGTGGTATGGATATCTCACTTATGATTGCAACGGAAGTAACCACTATGCTTTAACCGAAATTCTTTTTACAAATCAGACAATATGTACCGATGTCATGGATACCTTCAATCGTATGAATTTTGACCGTATACGTGGTGTGCTGACGGCAATTAAAGATTTTAAAGAAGAACTATCAAACAACGAGGGAATTACTGACTATTTCCGTGAATGCAAAAAGTATTTGAATCATTACGCAGCAGTTACAACTTTGGAATTTCTTGATAGTGATGAAATCCATAATCTTGCATTCAACTATATGATGAAGCTGCGTGAGGAAAAACTAAACGGAACATTTACTAATGCAAAGAACAAGAGAAAGAAAAAGAAATGA
- a CDS encoding tRNA (mnm(5)s(2)U34)-methyltransferase, with translation MGYITNLNELSLLICEQYMPDVKVAVDITLGNGLDVQKFLPYIQEKLIAIDIQQQAIDVSKERLQKVLSEEEYSKIEFVTDNHVNIDRHVDRVDFVFGNLGYLPNSDHKIMTKSNTTLICLDKALKLLNPNGLLSIISYLGQDRGQEHRSLCAFFESLDSKQYKVIHINPLNQDEMAPTLFLCQKLYDEPSQERGVF, from the coding sequence ATGGGATATATTACAAACTTGAATGAGCTGTCCCTGTTGATATGTGAACAATATATGCCGGATGTCAAAGTGGCAGTGGATATTACCTTAGGGAACGGCTTGGATGTCCAAAAGTTTCTTCCCTATATTCAGGAAAAATTGATTGCCATCGATATCCAGCAACAAGCGATTGATGTATCGAAAGAAAGGTTGCAAAAAGTACTTTCCGAAGAAGAGTACAGCAAGATAGAATTTGTTACGGATAACCATGTCAATATCGATCGGCATGTGGATAGAGTGGACTTTGTGTTTGGGAATTTGGGATATCTTCCCAATTCCGACCATAAAATTATGACGAAGTCGAACACTACACTGATTTGTTTGGACAAAGCATTGAAACTGTTGAATCCCAACGGATTGTTGTCCATCATCAGTTATTTGGGACAAGACAGAGGGCAGGAGCATCGCAGTTTGTGTGCTTTTTTTGAAAGCTTGGATTCCAAGCAATACAAGGTAATTCATATCAATCCTTTGAATCAGGATGAGATGGCGCCGACCTTGTTTTTGTGTCAAAAACTGTATGATGAACCGTCACAGGAAAGAGGAGTTTTTTGA